In the Clostridium beijerinckii genome, one interval contains:
- a CDS encoding polysaccharide deacetylase family protein, producing the protein MSDDINNSMNYSNGTSEVNEAKEADESIENSEIDDNSKTNKGNSETNDISDNIRPFEIDEVGEEDFKSIKKRKFAILLTIIGVAIIIGIAITLQKFVMNKQTAEALNANENPYSEGDKNQTDSNVYNSAGSSEVEDVAFIEKYLNQQMKGQMPDGADGKKVVYLTFDDGPSETVTPKVLDTLKAENVHATFFLVGKAIDESETNRNIVKREFAEGNAIGNHTYSHNYGYLYPNGKINLENCISDFEKTNQSLKNILGQDFSTRAVRFPGGQMTWDKKDPSGADAMDKALHEKDYHQIDWNSLSQDAEGAHKNADQLKQEVIKTVSGREKAIILMHDTYGKEETARALPEIIKYLKQQGYEFKIMK; encoded by the coding sequence ATGAGCGATGACATTAATAATAGTATGAATTATAGTAATGGAACCAGTGAGGTTAATGAAGCAAAAGAAGCTGATGAATCTATTGAAAATAGTGAGATAGATGACAATTCTAAAACCAATAAAGGTAATTCTGAGACCAATGATATTAGTGATAATATAAGGCCATTTGAGATCGATGAAGTTGGTGAAGAAGATTTCAAAAGTATAAAAAAAAGAAAATTTGCTATTTTACTTACGATAATAGGTGTAGCTATAATTATAGGAATCGCTATTACGCTACAAAAATTTGTTATGAATAAGCAAACAGCAGAAGCTCTTAATGCAAATGAAAATCCATATTCTGAAGGAGATAAAAACCAGACAGATAGTAACGTATATAATTCAGCGGGAAGTTCAGAAGTAGAGGATGTTGCTTTTATAGAAAAATATTTAAATCAGCAGATGAAGGGTCAAATGCCTGATGGAGCTGATGGAAAGAAAGTTGTTTATTTAACATTTGATGATGGTCCATCAGAAACTGTGACTCCAAAAGTTTTAGATACTCTTAAAGCAGAAAATGTTCATGCTACTTTTTTTCTTGTGGGAAAAGCAATAGATGAAAGTGAAACTAATAGAAATATAGTTAAAAGAGAATTTGCAGAAGGAAATGCAATAGGTAATCATACTTATTCACATAATTATGGATATTTATATCCAAATGGAAAAATAAATTTAGAAAATTGTATTTCTGATTTTGAAAAAACTAATCAGTCTTTGAAAAACATTTTAGGACAGGATTTTTCTACACGAGCTGTTAGATTCCCAGGAGGTCAAATGACATGGGATAAGAAGGACCCATCGGGGGCTGATGCAATGGATAAGGCTCTTCATGAAAAAGACTATCATCAAATAGATTGGAATTCATTGTCTCAAGATGCAGAAGGGGCACATAAAAATGCAGACCAGCTAAAACAGGAAGTTATAAAAACTGTATCAGGAAGAGAAAAAGCGATAATATTAATGCATGATACTTATGGAAAAGAGGAAACTGCAAGAGCATTGCCAGAAATAATCAAATATCTAAAACAACAAGGATATGAATTTAAAATTATGAAATAG